The Mesorhizobium opportunistum WSM2075 DNA window GATCTGGTTGGTGCGGCGTTCGATGTCCTCATGGCTGGTCTCGAGCCGATAACGGCTGCGGAAGGGCGTATCGCCGATGTCGGCGACCCTGAGTTCATGCGTCGGCGCGCATTCCAGCACGTGATTGTAGGGGCCGATGCGTTCGATGGCGCGCAGCGCCCTCGGCCCGAAGCGCGAGCCCGGCCGGTTGGTGACGCCGAGGTCCATCGGCACGCCGATCATCGCCACCTGCAAATCGCCGAAATCCGGATTCTCCGCCGCTATCTCGCGGTAGGGCGCAGCGAGGAAGGTCGGGATGCCGGCATAGGGCGCAAGCCGCGTGCCGCTCTTGGAAAAGATCTTGTCGGCGACCTTGCGGAATTTCGGGTCGAACATCTCGCCGCCATGGCTCTCGCCATATTTGCGACGCAGCGCGTCGAGCTTGCCGCGATCGTAACCCATATCCGCTCCTCCTGGGCTGATGCAGTGCGGCCCGTCGACGATCCGATGCGAACTGACCGTCGTCCGGCCGGGTCGCTGTCCCGCTGGCTGCCTGCAGATTTGATGTCTTGGTGCTATTCCGTGCCAAAGTGTCCGGCAGCCGCCTTGAAAAAGCAATTGATATTGTTAGGGTCTTTTCTGTGAGAAAAACTCACAAACAACGAGTTCCATGATGGCCAAGCGCCTGCCGCCCCTGAACCCGCTGCGCGCCTTCGAGGCAACGGCGCGCCATGGCTCGCTGACCAAGGCGGCGAGTGAGCTCAATGTCACGCATGGCGCCGTCAGCCACCAGATCAAGGCGCTGGAGCAATCGCTCGGCGTCAAGCTGTTCGAGCGGGTCGGCCAGCGGGTCAAGCTGACGCCGCATGGTGCGGAACTCCTGCCGGCGGTATCGACCGCTTTCGACGGCATCGCCGCCGCCACGCAGCGGCTGACGCGGCCGGCAAGCAGCGGCGCGCTGTCGGTGTCCTGCGTGCCGGCACTGCTGCTTTTGTGGATGACGCCGAGGCTGGGCAGCTTCACCGCGCAATATCCCGACATCCAGCTGACGCTCATCCCCTCCAACGACGCCAGGGATATCCGTGCGCCGCATATCGATGTCTGCGTGCACTATGGCAACGGAACCTGGACGGATTGCTGGATGCGCAAATGGTCGGGCCTCGAACTGTTCCCGGTGGTCAGTCCGACCTTGATCAACAACCGTCCGATCCGCAGCGTCAGGGACCTCGCCGATCATGTCTTCCTGCATGGCGACGACGGCCGCGAGTGGCACACCTGGCTGGCCGCCGCCGACGCATTGGACCTCGAACGTGGCCGCCGCCATCATCTCGGCGATGCCCGCATGGCGACCGAGGCCGCGGTGCACGGCCATGGCGTGGCGCTGGGCGATTCCGTCACGGCAAGCGCGCTGCTGGCCAGGGGCATGCTGGTCGCGCCGTTCAGCCTGTCGGTACCGGCGGTCGATGATTTCTATGTCGTCTGCCGCAATGAAATGCGGGCGACGCCGATCGTGCAGGTGTTCATCGACTGGCTGTTCGCCGAGAAGGCCGGAGATGACGGCCGCGCCGACGCCCCGGTCGCCGGCCGTATCATCAGCCGCCGCAAGCGCCCGGCGCTCAAGGTCATCGGCGCAAAGACCGCGGGTTGAGCCGGCTGCGGATGGCCATACGCAGGCCGTTCTTTTTGTCGGGCCAGCCTGAAAGCGGGCAGCGTTTTGGCCAATTCGATGCTATGAGGCCTGTCGCGATTGTGGATGGCAGGCAGCGAAGGCGGCAGCGAGCATGGCAAAAACCGATATAGCGCGGCGCGTCTACAACCACACCTGGAAGCTCGATCCGATCGTGCGCAGCCTGCTCGACACGGATTTCTACAAGCTTTTGATGCTGCAGATGATCTGGGGCATGTACCCCAAGGTCGACACTACCTTCTCGCTGATCAATCGTACGACTTCGGTGCGGCTCGCCGACGAGATCGACGAAGGCGAGCTGCGCGAACAGCTCGACCATGCCCGTACCTTGCGCTTCTCCAAGAAGGAGATGATCTGGCTCGGCGGCAACACTTTCTACGGCCGCAAGCAGATCTTCGAGCCGGAGTTCCTTGCCTGGCTGGAAGGTTTCCGGCTGCCCGACTACGAGCTGTCGAAGCGTGATGGCCAGTATGAGCTGACCTTCAGCGGGCCATGGATGTACACCACGCTGTGGGAGATCCCGGCGCTCGCCATCATCAACGAGCTTCGGTCTCGCGCCGCCATGCGGGCCTTCGGCCCCTTCGCGCTCGATGTGCTCTATGCCCGCGCCAAGGCCAAGATGTGGGCCAAGACCGAGCGGCTGAAGGCGCTGCCCGGCATCCGCATTTCCGACTTCGGCACGCGCCGGCGGCATTCCTTCCTGTGGCAGCGCTGGTGCGTCGAAGCGTTGAAGGAAGGCATCGGCGAGGCCTTCACCGGTACCTCCAACGTGCTGCTCGCCATGGACAACGATCTCGAGGCGCTCGGCACCAACGCGCATGAGCTGCCTATGGTGTTTGCCGCCCTTGCCAACTCGGAAAAAGAGCTGAGAGTGTCGCCCTACAAGGTGCTGCAGGACTGGCAGCGCTACTATGGCGGCAATTTGCTGATCGTGCTGCCCGATGCCTTCGGCACCGCCTCGTTCCTGCGCGATGCGCCGGACTGGGTCGCAGACTGGACCGGCTTCCGCCCCGACAGCGCGCCGCCGATCGAGGGCGGCGAGAAGATCCTGTCCTGGTGGCGCGAGAAGGGCAAGGATCCCAAGCAGAAGCTTTTGATCTTCTCCGACGGGCTCGAGGTCGAGACCATCGAGGAGACCTACCGCCACTTCAAGGGCAAGGTGCGCATGTCCTTCGGCTGGGGCACCAACCTGACCAATGATTTCGAGGACTGCGCACCGATCGAAACCAACAGGCTGGACGCCATATCGCTGGTCTGCAAGGTCACCGAGGCCAATGGCAGGCCCGCGGTGAAGCTTTCCGACAACCCGGCCAAGGCGACCGGCGACGAGAAAGAGATCGAGCGCTATATCAGGATTTTTGGCGAGAAGGATCGCGTGGAGCAGCTGGTCAAGGTGTGAAGGGGTGGCTACGCCAGCCAAGATCGCAATCTTGGATAGGCCGGGTTCCTTGGCGCCCCCCTCTGTCCTGCCGGACATCTCCCCCTCAAGGGGGGAGATTGGACTTGGTCTCTGCTTTCGCCAATCTCCAACGCTTGAAGAATGGCGCCAACAGACCGTTCAGCCGATCTCTTCCCTTGAGGGGGAGATGTCCGGGAGGACAGAGGGGGGCGCCGTAGAGCGCTACTATCTGCTGTTGGCGTTATTATCTGCGGCGCTGCTGGCCCTCCTCCCCACCCAAGCCTTCGCCCACGCCTCCGACCGCGGCCACGTCCTGCTCTTGCCGACCGGCTATTATCTCGCCGGCGGCGCTTTCGCAGTGGCCGTCAGCTTCCTCGTGCTGGCCCTGCTGCCGCCCGTGGCTCTCGACAAATTCTGGCGTCGGCGCTTGCAATTCTTCACCGTCAGCGACGGCGCGCGCACCGCCGTCAGCCTGACATCCTTTGCCGGCTTTGCAATTCTCATTGCCGCTGGCCTGTTCGGCAGCCGCGACCCGCTCTCCAATCCGCTGCCGCTGCTGATCTGGACGCTGATGTGGGCCGGCCTCACGCTGCTGCAGGGCGTCTTCGGCGACCTCTGGTCATGGCTCAATCCCTGGTACGGGCCCTGGCGTCTGATCTCACGTCTCTTGCGCGCGGGCGATGAAGGGATACTGCTGCTTCCCCGATGGCTCGGCTGCTGGCCAGCCGTCATCCTGTTTTTCGCCTTTGCCTGGTTCGAACTCATCGATCCGGCTCCCGACGATCCCGCACGGCTTGCCGTTGCCGCCGGTGTCTATTGGCTGCTCACCTTCCTGGCCATGCTGGCATTCGGCTATCGCGGCTGGAGCCGCGGCGGAGAATTCCTGACGGTCTTCTTCTCGATGGTGGCGCGTTTCGCGCCCGTCGAGCGCAACGACGCCGGCCGGCTTGCGCTCTGCTGGCCGGGCGCCAAGCTGCTCGCCGCCGAGCCGTTGCCGCCCAGCGGCATCGCCTTCTTGCTGCTTGCGCTGTCGTCAGTGTCCTTCGACGGCCTGTCGAAAACCTTCTTCTGGCTCGGCCTGTTCGGCATCAATCCGCTCGAATTCCCGGGCCGCACCGCAGTGATCGGCAGCGGCACTTTCGGGCTCGTCCTGACATTCCTGCTGCTGGCGGTGGTTTTCCTGTTTGCCGTCTGGCTCGGCCAACGCGTTGCCGGCAGCGATCAGCCTCTTCGTCACGCCGCGGGACTGCTGGTCTGGTCGATCGTGCCGATCGCGCTCGCCTATCATGTCGCACACTACCTGACGGCGCTGCTGGTCGACGGCCAGTATACGTTGGCCTCCCTGTCCGACCCGTTCGCACTGGGCTGGAACCTGTTCGGCACAGCCGACATGCAGATCGAGGCCGGCATCGTTGCCGGAGCCGGCTCGGCCTGGTGGCTGTGGAACATCCAGGCCGGCGCCATCATCCTTGGCCATGTGCTCGCCGTCCTCGTCGCCCACGGGCTTGCCTGGCGCCTGCATCCGCAGCCTGGCCGCGCCGCGCTCAGCCAGTTTCCGCTCACGCTGCTGATGATCGCCTACACCGTCTTCGGCCTCTGGCTGCTTGCCACGCCGACAGTTGGATGAGCCGTCTGCACTGGAAAATAAACCGGGATTCGCCTAGGGAACCAGCATTGCCGTGTCCCGACTTTGGTGATTTAGTTTGTACACATGCAATTTCGGCCCTCCGATAGGGCGGCCCGCCGCGCTACAGCCATTGGTCAAAACTCAAAAAACAGGGGAACTGCCGTGACTGACAAGAATGGGTTTTTCGATCTCTCCAAAACCACGCTCTCTCGCCGCACGGCGCTGAAGGGCCTCGCCGCCGGCGCCGGCTTGACGCTCGCTCCCGGCTTCGTCCGCTACTCCCAGGCGCAGAGCTCTGCGCCGATCAAGATCGGCTTCCAGTCGCACCGCACCGGCATCGGTGCCGCCTATGGCCGCTGGTACGAGAAGACCACGGCCGCCGCTATCAAGGCGATCAACGCCGCCGGCGGCATCAACGGCCGCCAGGTCGAGGTGATCATCGAGGATGACGGCACCGATCCCGGCCGTGGTGCGGAAGTGGTCGGCAAATTCGCCACCCAGCACAAGACCGACATCGTCTTCGGCACGCTGTTCTCGCATGTCGTCATCGGCTCGGCGCCCGCCGCCGGCGAAAACAAGATGCCCTATTTCGTGGTCAGCGAAGGCCACCACGTCGCCTCGACCAAGCTCAACCGCTATGTCTTCCAGCCCGGCATCACCGACGTGAAGAGCCAGATCCAGTCGATGGCGCCTTGGATCGCGGCCAATGCCGGCAAGAAGGTGACGCAGATATTCCCCGATTTCGCCTTCGGCTACGATCATCGCGACTACCTGCCGCCGGCGCTGAAGGCGCAAGGCGCCGAGGTCATCGCGCAGATCGCCATCCCGCCGACGGAATCGTCCTTCACCAAATATTTCCCGCAGATCCCGGCCGAGACCGAAGTGATCTACCACGTCATGGTCGGCCCGGCGGTGCTCACCTTCGTCAAGGAACTCGGCGAATTCTACGGCTCCAACCGGCCGCAGCTGTTCGGCTTCATCGATTCGCTCGAGGCCACCGACATCAACAGCCCCGGCCTGGAATTCCTCGACGGCAGCCATTTCTGGGAAGGGTCGCCACGCTACGCGCAGCCCGATGACAGCGAAGCGCAGAAGGCCTATCGCGCCGCTGTCGGCATCGACGACAATGGGGCGGCCGTCGGCGACCCCAAGGACGTCTCCACCGCCGCGCACATGTTCGGCTGCTGGGAAACGCTCTATGTCGTCAAGAAGGCGATGGAAGACGCCGGCTACAAGGGACCGGAGGACCGCGCCAAGCTGGTCGAGGCAACCGAGGCGCTGACCGCCTTCGCCGAAGGCCCGGAGCACCCGCAGGGGCCGAAAACCTTCAACGGCAAGATCCACCAGTGTTTCGGCATCCAGAACATCTCCAAGGTCGAGGGCGGCAAGCTGAAGGTCGTCCACAAGACCAAGATCGAGGACGGGCTTTACGAGGCCGAGGGGGATTATACGACGCAGGCGCTGTAGGCTGCTTTAGCCAGCGTGAGTGCCAAGGCACCCCCCTCTGTCCTGCCGGACATCTCCCCCGCAAGGGGGGAGATCGGCAGCTTATGCGGCGGCGCCTATCTGCCGGCCTTGATAATTGGCGAAACCATCGACGACATCCAATCTCCCCCCTTGCGGGGGAGATGCCCGGCAGGGCAGAGGGGGGTGCCTCGCGCATCCGCTGGTGTCTAGCCGATGCACTTCGGACCTCATCTCCTCCTCGCCGCCCTCGAAGGCCTCGTCACCTCCGCCGTGCTGGCGCTGACCGCGCTTGGGCTGTCGCTGGTGTTCGGCGTCATGCGTGTCGTCAATGTCGCGCATGGCGAGTTCTTCATGCTCGGCGCGGTGCTCGCCTGGGCGATCTCGACAGCGGTCGGCAGCCATCCGGCGCTTGGCTTCCTGGCGGCACTGGTGATCGCGCCGCTGATCGTCGGTGCCATTGCGCTCATCGCCGAGCGGCTGGTGCTGCGCCGGCTCAACTACAATCCGGAAGCCACGATCGTTGCCACCATCGGCATGCTCTACATCATCCAGCAGCTGGCACTGACCTTCTACGGTCCGGAGGCGCGGCCGGTGGAGCCGCCCTTCAACCACCGCATCCTTTTGCCGTGGTTTGGCTATTCAGGCTACAAGCTGTCTGTCGTCGCTGCTTCCGCGCTCTTGCTGATCGCGACCTGGCTGGTGCTGACGCGCACCAAGGCCGGCCTCGTCATGCGCGCCACGCAGTATGACAGCGAGACGGCGCAAGCCTTCGGCATTCCTGTCGGCCGCGTCTATGGCGGCGTCTTCGCGCTCGGCGCCATGCTGGCGGCCATCGCCGCGGTGTTGATCGTGCCGATCAGCCAGGCGCATTACCTGATGGGACAGGATCCGCTGCTGTTGTCCTTCATCGTCGTCATCATCGGCGGCCTCGGCTCGTTGCGCGGCACGGTCGTCGCCGCCGTGCTGATCGGCATGTCGGACGGCATCATCTCGATGTTCTTCTCGCCGACGCTGGCCAAGATCATCGCCACGCTGCTGGTCGCCATGGTGCTGGTGTTCCGGCCGCAGGGTTTGTTCGGGACGGCCTCGCGATGAGTGAAGCTTCGCCGGCAAAAGCCTATGCGCTCCACCTCGGCGTGATCGCGCTGCTGTTCGTGCTTAGCTTCGTGCTGCCCGACTACTATCACGGCCTGCTCGCCCGCATCCTGGTGCTGGCGGTGTTTGCCATGGGCTACAATTTGCTGTTCGGCTATGTCGGCCTGCTCAGCCTCGGCCATGCGATGTTCTTCGCTGCCGGTCTCTATGGCGCTGGCCTCGCCGTCATCCAGCTCGGCTGGAACGTGCCGCTGGCCTTCGCCGCCGGAATTGCCTGCGGCGCCGTACTGGCGCTGGCGATCGGCCTTCTGGCGCTGCGCACCACCGGCGTCGCCTTCAT harbors:
- a CDS encoding branched-chain amino acid ABC transporter permease, producing MHFGPHLLLAALEGLVTSAVLALTALGLSLVFGVMRVVNVAHGEFFMLGAVLAWAISTAVGSHPALGFLAALVIAPLIVGAIALIAERLVLRRLNYNPEATIVATIGMLYIIQQLALTFYGPEARPVEPPFNHRILLPWFGYSGYKLSVVAASALLLIATWLVLTRTKAGLVMRATQYDSETAQAFGIPVGRVYGGVFALGAMLAAIAAVLIVPISQAHYLMGQDPLLLSFIVVIIGGLGSLRGTVVAAVLIGMSDGIISMFFSPTLAKIIATLLVAMVLVFRPQGLFGTASR
- the pncB gene encoding nicotinate phosphoribosyltransferase; this encodes MAKTDIARRVYNHTWKLDPIVRSLLDTDFYKLLMLQMIWGMYPKVDTTFSLINRTTSVRLADEIDEGELREQLDHARTLRFSKKEMIWLGGNTFYGRKQIFEPEFLAWLEGFRLPDYELSKRDGQYELTFSGPWMYTTLWEIPALAIINELRSRAAMRAFGPFALDVLYARAKAKMWAKTERLKALPGIRISDFGTRRRHSFLWQRWCVEALKEGIGEAFTGTSNVLLAMDNDLEALGTNAHELPMVFAALANSEKELRVSPYKVLQDWQRYYGGNLLIVLPDAFGTASFLRDAPDWVADWTGFRPDSAPPIEGGEKILSWWREKGKDPKQKLLIFSDGLEVETIEETYRHFKGKVRMSFGWGTNLTNDFEDCAPIETNRLDAISLVCKVTEANGRPAVKLSDNPAKATGDEKEIERYIRIFGEKDRVEQLVKV
- a CDS encoding ABC transporter substrate-binding protein, with translation MTDKNGFFDLSKTTLSRRTALKGLAAGAGLTLAPGFVRYSQAQSSAPIKIGFQSHRTGIGAAYGRWYEKTTAAAIKAINAAGGINGRQVEVIIEDDGTDPGRGAEVVGKFATQHKTDIVFGTLFSHVVIGSAPAAGENKMPYFVVSEGHHVASTKLNRYVFQPGITDVKSQIQSMAPWIAANAGKKVTQIFPDFAFGYDHRDYLPPALKAQGAEVIAQIAIPPTESSFTKYFPQIPAETEVIYHVMVGPAVLTFVKELGEFYGSNRPQLFGFIDSLEATDINSPGLEFLDGSHFWEGSPRYAQPDDSEAQKAYRAAVGIDDNGAAVGDPKDVSTAAHMFGCWETLYVVKKAMEDAGYKGPEDRAKLVEATEALTAFAEGPEHPQGPKTFNGKIHQCFGIQNISKVEGGKLKVVHKTKIEDGLYEAEGDYTTQAL
- the gcvA gene encoding transcriptional regulator GcvA, producing MAKRLPPLNPLRAFEATARHGSLTKAASELNVTHGAVSHQIKALEQSLGVKLFERVGQRVKLTPHGAELLPAVSTAFDGIAAATQRLTRPASSGALSVSCVPALLLLWMTPRLGSFTAQYPDIQLTLIPSNDARDIRAPHIDVCVHYGNGTWTDCWMRKWSGLELFPVVSPTLINNRPIRSVRDLADHVFLHGDDGREWHTWLAAADALDLERGRRHHLGDARMATEAAVHGHGVALGDSVTASALLARGMLVAPFSLSVPAVDDFYVVCRNEMRATPIVQVFIDWLFAEKAGDDGRADAPVAGRIISRRKRPALKVIGAKTAG